In bacterium, a genomic segment contains:
- the bamA gene encoding outer membrane protein assembly factor BamA, protein MRKLILLLLLLFSTPYLLSAQTIKNIEIYGNKRLSEQVVRSYLQTKPGLQYRKDVMDNDIAKLIETGFFKKVRYQESEKTEEEIVIKIYLEENPTISDIKFVGNKVFSAKKLKGFIDIKKGDIYNEIKLKTSLDKIEEKYKDKGFTFTKTEGDASPLKEEVLITINIKEGTKPYIRKISFDENIFFTPTKIRKLMKTKERFMPFKKGTFKTDILEQDIYNITNLYMNSGFLDAEVNYEFLEHEKGGLILKLNIDTDKRYFLGNIGFKGTLYAEEETLINQLELKTEGAPLNRSLLEKNQKKLSEFYLNKGYIASKITEIPLPSDKPDVMNITYFIEPGNIYKAGEIKIVGNTKTKDKVIRRELKVEPSNTITSSDILKSFNNLYDLNYFEKINIYPEFTEQQDIANVVVDVIERDKTGVFLIGGGYSSVDNLIGMISVQQSNFDISNPWSFQGGGQDLQLSFEFGTEAKNYRLSFTEPYFLDKPIWAGFDIYGTKREWRDYTEERKGLALRAGRKWENLSLGFNLKTEAIDLYDVNVARIPSIVSQEGKNRKNSLTATLTHSSLDRRRAPSKGNLAKISLESAGGPLQGDINFTKAVLENDFYYPIKNFTFRSRTYAGFIEETKKSEDIPIYERFFGGGIGTVRGYKERSIGPKDPTTDEPVGGKALFAQNFELVYPIYQDTLKGVFFCDIGNVWDSFGDFSDLRKGAGAGIKFVVPILNAPIEIYYGIALDKKPTDDNGRWHVGMSFGF, encoded by the coding sequence ATGAGAAAACTGATTCTCCTACTCTTACTTCTATTTAGTACACCATATCTTTTGTCTGCTCAAACAATTAAAAACATTGAAATATATGGCAATAAAAGATTAAGTGAACAGGTTGTCAGATCATACCTTCAGACAAAACCAGGCTTGCAATATAGAAAAGATGTGATGGATAACGATATTGCAAAACTTATAGAAACTGGGTTTTTCAAAAAGGTCAGGTACCAAGAAAGCGAAAAAACAGAAGAAGAAATAGTTATAAAAATATACCTCGAAGAGAACCCTACCATAAGCGATATTAAGTTTGTAGGTAACAAGGTCTTTTCAGCAAAAAAACTTAAAGGGTTTATAGATATCAAAAAAGGTGATATTTATAATGAGATAAAGTTAAAAACCTCTCTTGACAAAATAGAAGAGAAATATAAAGATAAAGGGTTTACCTTTACTAAAACCGAAGGAGATGCAAGCCCACTCAAAGAAGAAGTCTTGATAACCATAAACATCAAAGAAGGAACCAAACCCTATATAAGAAAAATATCTTTTGATGAAAACATTTTTTTCACTCCTACCAAAATAAGAAAATTGATGAAAACAAAAGAAAGGTTTATGCCTTTCAAAAAAGGTACTTTTAAGACGGATATTCTTGAACAAGATATTTACAATATTACCAACCTTTATATGAACTCAGGTTTTCTTGATGCCGAAGTAAACTACGAGTTTCTTGAACACGAGAAAGGTGGACTTATTTTAAAACTTAATATTGATACAGACAAACGGTATTTTCTTGGGAATATTGGGTTTAAAGGTACCCTGTACGCTGAAGAAGAAACCTTAATTAACCAACTTGAATTAAAAACAGAAGGAGCGCCCTTAAACAGGTCTCTCCTTGAAAAGAACCAAAAAAAGTTGTCCGAATTTTACCTAAACAAAGGTTACATTGCATCTAAAATCACAGAAATACCTTTACCATCTGATAAACCAGATGTAATGAATATCACCTACTTTATTGAACCGGGCAATATATATAAAGCTGGAGAAATTAAAATCGTTGGTAACACAAAAACAAAAGATAAAGTCATAAGACGAGAATTGAAGGTTGAACCTTCCAACACAATAACCTCTTCTGATATACTTAAAAGTTTTAACAACCTTTATGACCTAAACTATTTTGAAAAGATTAACATATACCCAGAATTTACAGAACAACAAGATATTGCCAACGTTGTTGTTGATGTTATAGAAAGAGATAAGACAGGCGTATTTCTTATTGGAGGCGGGTATAGTAGTGTAGATAATCTTATAGGTATGATAAGTGTACAACAATCAAATTTTGATATATCCAACCCTTGGTCTTTCCAAGGTGGCGGTCAAGACCTCCAACTATCTTTTGAATTTGGTACAGAAGCAAAGAATTACAGGTTAAGTTTTACTGAACCTTACTTTCTTGATAAACCTATATGGGCTGGTTTTGATATATACGGAACAAAAAGAGAATGGCGAGATTATACCGAAGAGAGGAAAGGATTGGCTTTGAGAGCAGGTAGAAAATGGGAGAACCTATCTCTCGGGTTTAACCTTAAAACAGAAGCCATAGACCTTTACGATGTAAATGTTGCACGAATCCCCTCCATTGTGTCACAAGAGGGAAAGAATAGAAAAAACAGTTTAACGGCTACACTAACACACAGTTCTCTCGATAGACGAAGAGCGCCTTCCAAAGGGAACCTTGCAAAAATCTCACTTGAATCGGCAGGTGGACCTTTACAGGGAGATATTAACTTTACGAAAGCTGTATTAGAAAACGATTTTTACTACCCTATAAAAAACTTTACTTTCCGTAGCAGAACTTATGCTGGTTTTATAGAGGAGACAAAAAAATCAGAAGATATCCCTATTTATGAGCGGTTTTTTGGTGGTGGTATTGGAACAGTTAGAGGTTACAAAGAGAGAAGCATTGGACCAAAAGACCCAACAACCGATGAACCAGTGGGAGGTAAAGCTTTATTTGCGCAAAACTTTGAATTGGTGTATCCTATATATCAGGATACACTTAAAGGAGTATTTTTCTGCGATATAGGTAATGTATGGGACAGTTTTGGAGACTTTAGCGATTTACGCAAAGGAGCTGGAGCTGGGATTAAGTTTGTTGTACCCATATTGAACGCCCCAATTGAAATATACTACGGAATAGCTTTAGACAAAAAACCCACTGATGATAATGGTAGATGGCACGTGGGGATGAGTTTTGGTTTTTAA